A part of Solenopsis invicta isolate M01_SB chromosome 2, UNIL_Sinv_3.0, whole genome shotgun sequence genomic DNA contains:
- the LOC105200919 gene encoding neither inactivation nor afterpotential protein G isoform X2 has protein sequence MLGHISISIAILLASLLYHYHFSEPASVIVYPETHYDYIVEIPNVTVLLVEAGGYFGWLSTMPLLAPMMQGTEVDWAYQTEPQVFSSRGLYGYRQNYPRGRGLGGSGQLNYLVHSFGMPEDYKRWPKGWSHADLLPYFQKVSDVMNVIQMPEEEYLTKAFVLAEESLKLNNVSLRKAMYTAKKGARWSTHHAYLRKAWNRKNLHILMNTLVAKILVKNDKVDGVKVIYKNGSVGKIGVRKEIILCAGAINTPQLLLISGIGPVSELEKHKIPVVRNLPAVGRNLFDHLNVPVYVNLRERVSITLVKLQTVPEVFNYFVFGTGWLATNGVMGLGRANNSGLLLFGVASAEEKLLKAISNFETETYRSLFPSYNDSMHEGFIYLVTCLQPKSRGSVTLRSSDIHDSPKINPAYLQDSDDVTCTYQAINLALDTLDTRLFREYGAKIHVPDFEECRHLQQNYRDVDYSECVMRTAGLTSHHPCGTCRISADDDGVVDEELRVKGVSGLRIMDASVVPSPISGTPNSVLVAMAERASDIILDWSSKWKLH, from the exons ATGTTGGGCCACATATCGATCTCGATTGCAATCCTGCTGGCGTCATTGCTCTATCATTATCACTTCAGCGAGCCGGCCAGCGTTATCGTTTATCCCGAGACGCATTACGACTACATTGTCG AAATACCGAACGTGACCGTTTTGCTCGTGGAGGCCGGCGGATACTTCGGATGGCTGTCGACTATGCCGCTCTTAGCGCCGATGATGCAAGGCACCGAGGTCGATTGGGCCTACCAAACGGAACCGCAAGTCTTTTCGTCCCGAGGGCTCTACGGCTAT AGACAAAACTATCCAAGAGGAAGGGGACTCGGAGGGAGTGGGCAGCTTAATTATCTTGTTCACTCCTTCGGGATGCCCGAGGACTACAAGAGATGGCCGAAGGGTTGGTCACACGCCGACTTGCTTCCCTACTTCCAAAAAGTGTCTGATGTTATGAACGTTATCCAAATGCCGGAGGAAGAGTACTTAACGAAGGCCTTCGTTCTGGCCGAGGAATCGTTAAAGCTGAATAATGTATCCTTACGGAAAGCGATGTACACTGCGAAAAAAGGAGCCAGATGGAGTACTCATCACGCGTATTTGCGGAAGGCTTGGAATCGCAAGAATTTACATATCCTAATGAATACTCTCGTCGCCAAG ATACTTGTCAAAAACGACAAAGTCGATGGAGTTAAAGTGATATATAAAAACGGCTCCGTCGGGAAAATTGGCGTGAGGAAGGAGATAATCCTTTGCGCGGGCGCTATCAATACCCcgcaattacttttaatttcagGCATAGGACCTGTCAGCGAATTAGAGAAGCATAAg ATACCCGTGGTGCGAAATCTTCCCGCGGTAGGCCGGAATTTGTTCGATCATCTGAACGTGCCCGTTTACGTGAATCTAAGGGAACGAGTCAGTATCACGTTGGTGAAGCTGCAAACCGTACCCGAGGTGTTCAATTATTTCGTCTTCGGAACCG GATGGTTGGCCACTAACGGCGTAATGGGATTGGGGCGTGCTAATAACAGTGGCCTCCTCCTCTTCGGAGTGGCGTCCGCGGAGGAAAAATTGCTGAAGGCCATCTCAAATTTCGAGACCGAG ACGTACAGGTCGCTATTTCCGTCGTACAACGACAGCATGCATGAGGGATTTATTTATCTGGTCACGTGTCTGCAACCGAAAAGCCGGGGGAGCGTAACATTAAGATCGAGTGACATCCACGATTCTCCAAAAATTAATCCCGCTTATCTTCAGGATTCCGACGACGTTACGTGCACCTATCAAG CTATAAACTTGGCGCTGGATACTCTTGATACGAGACTCTTTCGCGAGTACGGCGCGAAGATCCATGTCCCCGATTTCGAGGAGTGTCGTCATTTGCAACAGAACTATCGGGACGTCGATTATTCAGAGTGCGTCATGAGAACCGCGGGACTCACGAGTCACCATCCGTGCGGCACATGCAGAATAAGCGCGGACGATGACGGGGTTGTAGATGAGGAATTAAG GGTAAAAGGCGTGAGTGGATTGAGGATAATGGACGCCAGCGTGGTGCCATCTCCAATCTCCGGCACTCCGAACTCCGTTCTTGTCGCGATGGCCGAACGCGCGTCCGATATCATTTTAGATTGGTCGTCTAAAtggaaattacattaa
- the LOC105200733 gene encoding probable ribosome biogenesis protein RLP24, translated as MRIETCYFCSSRIFPGHGIQFVRNDCKIFKFCRAKCHAAFKKKKNPRKVKWTKAYRKTVGKELVIDPSFDFEKRRNIPVKYNRELWSKTVEAMKKVETIKQRRQNLHIMQRLRKGRELEQERDIKEVQRDLSLIRSPAAGLKERKKQEEAAEEQEMQIDADSNSELEAEALEVN; from the exons ATGCGCATTGAGACGTGTTATTTCTGCTCGTCCCGGATATTTCCGGGACACGGAATTCAATTTGTAAGGAATGATTGCAAG atatttaaattttgccgCGCAAAATGTCACGCTGCAttcaagaagaaaaagaatcccAGGAAGGTCAAATGGACCAAAGCCTACAGGAAGACTGTTGGCAAGGAATTGGTAATAGATCCATCATTCGATTTCGAAAAGAGGAGGAACATACCTGTCAAATATAACAGAGAATTATGGAGCAAGACCGTGGAGGCGATGAAGAAGGTCGAAACTATCAAGCAGAGGCGACAGAATCTGCACATTATGCAGCGATTACGTAAGGGCAGGGAACTCGAACAGGAGAGAGATATCAAGGAGGTGCAGCGTGACTTGTCTCTCATCCGCTCGCCAGCTGCTGGCCTCAAAGAAAGGAAGAAACAGGAAGAGGCGGCTGAAGAACAGGAAATGCAGATAGATGCAGACTCCAACAGTGAACTTGAAGCCGAGGCATTGGAAGTAAATTAG
- the LOC105200919 gene encoding neither inactivation nor afterpotential protein G isoform X1 — translation MLGHISISIAILLASLLYHYHFSEPASVIVYPETHYDYIVVGAGTSGCVIASRLSEIPNVTVLLVEAGGYFGWLSTMPLLAPMMQGTEVDWAYQTEPQVFSSRGLYGYRQNYPRGRGLGGSGQLNYLVHSFGMPEDYKRWPKGWSHADLLPYFQKVSDVMNVIQMPEEEYLTKAFVLAEESLKLNNVSLRKAMYTAKKGARWSTHHAYLRKAWNRKNLHILMNTLVAKILVKNDKVDGVKVIYKNGSVGKIGVRKEIILCAGAINTPQLLLISGIGPVSELEKHKIPVVRNLPAVGRNLFDHLNVPVYVNLRERVSITLVKLQTVPEVFNYFVFGTGWLATNGVMGLGRANNSGLLLFGVASAEEKLLKAISNFETETYRSLFPSYNDSMHEGFIYLVTCLQPKSRGSVTLRSSDIHDSPKINPAYLQDSDDVTCTYQAINLALDTLDTRLFREYGAKIHVPDFEECRHLQQNYRDVDYSECVMRTAGLTSHHPCGTCRISADDDGVVDEELRVKGVSGLRIMDASVVPSPISGTPNSVLVAMAERASDIILDWSSKWKLH, via the exons ATGTTGGGCCACATATCGATCTCGATTGCAATCCTGCTGGCGTCATTGCTCTATCATTATCACTTCAGCGAGCCGGCCAGCGTTATCGTTTATCCCGAGACGCATTACGACTACATTGTCG TCGGCGCTGGTACGTCTGGCTGCGTGATTGCATCACGGCTTTCAGAAATACCGAACGTGACCGTTTTGCTCGTGGAGGCCGGCGGATACTTCGGATGGCTGTCGACTATGCCGCTCTTAGCGCCGATGATGCAAGGCACCGAGGTCGATTGGGCCTACCAAACGGAACCGCAAGTCTTTTCGTCCCGAGGGCTCTACGGCTAT AGACAAAACTATCCAAGAGGAAGGGGACTCGGAGGGAGTGGGCAGCTTAATTATCTTGTTCACTCCTTCGGGATGCCCGAGGACTACAAGAGATGGCCGAAGGGTTGGTCACACGCCGACTTGCTTCCCTACTTCCAAAAAGTGTCTGATGTTATGAACGTTATCCAAATGCCGGAGGAAGAGTACTTAACGAAGGCCTTCGTTCTGGCCGAGGAATCGTTAAAGCTGAATAATGTATCCTTACGGAAAGCGATGTACACTGCGAAAAAAGGAGCCAGATGGAGTACTCATCACGCGTATTTGCGGAAGGCTTGGAATCGCAAGAATTTACATATCCTAATGAATACTCTCGTCGCCAAG ATACTTGTCAAAAACGACAAAGTCGATGGAGTTAAAGTGATATATAAAAACGGCTCCGTCGGGAAAATTGGCGTGAGGAAGGAGATAATCCTTTGCGCGGGCGCTATCAATACCCcgcaattacttttaatttcagGCATAGGACCTGTCAGCGAATTAGAGAAGCATAAg ATACCCGTGGTGCGAAATCTTCCCGCGGTAGGCCGGAATTTGTTCGATCATCTGAACGTGCCCGTTTACGTGAATCTAAGGGAACGAGTCAGTATCACGTTGGTGAAGCTGCAAACCGTACCCGAGGTGTTCAATTATTTCGTCTTCGGAACCG GATGGTTGGCCACTAACGGCGTAATGGGATTGGGGCGTGCTAATAACAGTGGCCTCCTCCTCTTCGGAGTGGCGTCCGCGGAGGAAAAATTGCTGAAGGCCATCTCAAATTTCGAGACCGAG ACGTACAGGTCGCTATTTCCGTCGTACAACGACAGCATGCATGAGGGATTTATTTATCTGGTCACGTGTCTGCAACCGAAAAGCCGGGGGAGCGTAACATTAAGATCGAGTGACATCCACGATTCTCCAAAAATTAATCCCGCTTATCTTCAGGATTCCGACGACGTTACGTGCACCTATCAAG CTATAAACTTGGCGCTGGATACTCTTGATACGAGACTCTTTCGCGAGTACGGCGCGAAGATCCATGTCCCCGATTTCGAGGAGTGTCGTCATTTGCAACAGAACTATCGGGACGTCGATTATTCAGAGTGCGTCATGAGAACCGCGGGACTCACGAGTCACCATCCGTGCGGCACATGCAGAATAAGCGCGGACGATGACGGGGTTGTAGATGAGGAATTAAG GGTAAAAGGCGTGAGTGGATTGAGGATAATGGACGCCAGCGTGGTGCCATCTCCAATCTCCGGCACTCCGAACTCCGTTCTTGTCGCGATGGCCGAACGCGCGTCCGATATCATTTTAGATTGGTCGTCTAAAtggaaattacattaa